A genomic stretch from Theobroma cacao cultivar B97-61/B2 chromosome 4, Criollo_cocoa_genome_V2, whole genome shotgun sequence includes:
- the LOC18602739 gene encoding 26S proteasome non-ATPase regulatory subunit 1 homolog A translates to MAAAAATMVSSAGGLLARLNESHPQLKFHALSNLISFVDQFWPEISTSVPIIESLYEDEDFGQDQRQLAALLVSKVFYYLGELNDSLSYALGAGPLFDVFEDSDYVHTLLAKAIDEYASRRSKAAESSDEAAKVDPRLEAIVERMLDKCIMDGKYQQAMGIAVECRRLDKLEEAITRSDNVRGALAYCISVSHSFVYRQEYRLEVLRLLVRVYQQLPSPDYLSICQCLMFLDEPEGVANILEKLLRSEKKEDALLAFQVAFDLVENEHQAFLLNVRDRLSAPKSLPSESLQPVANDPAPAQNENSTDPEDVQMTDGSAAATTNVHEADPKEVMYAERLTKIKGILSGETSIKLTLQFLYSHNKSDLLILKTIKQSVEMRNSICHGATIYANAIMHAGTTVDAFLRDNLDWLSRATNWAKFSATAGLGVIHRGHLQQGRSLMAPYLPQGGAGGGGSPYSEGGALYALGLIHANHGEGIKQFLRDSLRSTNVEVIQHGACLGLGLAALGTADEEIYDNVKSVLYTDSAVAGEAAGISMGLLMVGTASEKASEMLAYAHETQHEKIIRGLALGIALTVYGREEEADTLIEQMTRDQDPILRYGGMYALALAYRGTANNKAIRQLLHFAVSDVSDDVRRTAVLALGFVLYSEPEQTPRIVSLLSESYNPHVRYGAALAVGISCAGTGLSEAISLLEPLTSDVVDFVRQGALIAMAMVMVHINEASDSRVGTFRRQLEKIILDKHEDTMSKMGAILASGILDAGGRNVTIRLLSKTKHDKVTAVVGLAVFSQFWYWYPLIYFVNLSFSPTAFIGLNYDLKVPRFEFLSHSKPSLFEYPKPTTVPTTTSAVKLPAAVLSTSAKAKARAKKEAEQKANAEISSGAESSSTGPSTGKGKSSSEKDGEAMQVDNPPEKKVEPEPSFEILTNPARVVPAQEKFIKFLEDSRYVPVKLAPSGFVLLRDLHPDEPEVLSLTDAPASMASAAGGSAAGQQSSSSAMAVDDEPQPPQPFEYTS, encoded by the exons atggcgGCAGCAGCGGCGACGATGGTGAGCTCGGCTGGAGGGTTACTGGCGAGGCTTAATGAGAGCCATCCTCAATTGAAGTTCCATGCTCTCTCTAATCTCATCAGTTTCGTTGACCAATTTTGGCCTGAGATCTCCACCAGCGTCCCTATCAT AGAAAGTTTATATGAAGATGAAGACTTTGGCCAGGATCAGAGACAACTTGCTGCATTGCTTGTCTCAAAG GTCTTTTATTACTTGGGTGAACTTAATGATTCATTGTCATATGCCCTTGGAGCTGGTCCCCTTTTTGATGTTTTTGAGGATTCTGATTATGTTCATACTCTCCTTG CCAAGGCAATAGATGAGTATGCCAGTCGTCGGTCGAAGGCTGCAGAATCAAGCGATGAAGCAGCAAAGGTTGACCCTAGGTTGGAGGCAATTGTGGAGAGAATGCTGGACAA GTGTATCATGGATGGAAAATACCAACAAGCCATGGGAATTGCAGTTGAGTGCCGGAGACTGGATAAACTTGAGGAAGCAATAACAAGGAGTGATAATGTTCGTGGAGCTTTAGCATATTGCATCAGTGTCTCTCATTCATTTGTTTATCGCCAAGAATATCGCTTAGAG GTGCTTCGGCTTCTTGTTAGAGTATACCAACAGCTGCCTTCTCCTGATTATTTGAGCATTTGTCAGTGTCTTATGTTCTTAGATGAACCTGAAGGTGTTGCAAATATATTGGAAAAGCTTCTTCGTTCTGAAAAGAAGGAGGATGCTCTTTTGGCTTTTCAAGTTGCCTTTGATCTTGTGGAGAATGAGCACCAGGCTTTTCTGTTAAATGTAAGAGATCGCCTTTCGGCTCCCAAATCACTGCCTTCAGAATCACTGCAGCCGGTAGCCAACGATCCTGCCCCTgctcaaaatgaaaattctacGGATCCAGAGGATGTTCAGATGACAGATGGATCTGCTGCTGCTACGACAAATGTGCATGAGGCTGATCCCAAAGAAGTTATGTATGCTGAGAGGCTGACAAAAATCAAAGGAATTTTGTCTGGGGAGACATCTATAAAGTTGACTCTACAATTCTTATACAGTCATAACAA ATCGgatcttttaattttgaagaCAATAAAGCAGTCTGTTGAAATGAGGAATAGCATCTGCCATGGTGCTACAATTTATGCTAATGCTATAATGCATGCTGGAACAACCGTGGATGCATTCCTGAGGGACAATCTG GACTGGCTGAGTAGAGCCACCAATTGGGCCAAATTCAGTGCAACAGCTGGTCTTGGTGTTATTCATAGAGGACATCTGCAACAGGGCAGGTCTCTGATGGCTCCTTACTTGCCCCAAGGTGGGGCTGGTGGTGGTGGAAGTCCATACTCTGAAGGTGGGGCACTATATGCTTTGGGTCTCATTCATGCCAACCATGGTGAGGGCATTAAGCAATTCCTTCGTGATAGCCTACGCAGCACTAATGTTGAG GTTATCCAACATGGTGCATGCTTAGGTCTTGGTTTGGCAGCTCTTGGAACTGCTGATGAAGAAATCTATGATAACGTCAAAAGCGTGCTTTATACTGACAGTGCTGTTGCTGGTGAAGCTGCTGGCATCAGTATGGGTTTGCTTATGGTTGGAACTGCAAGTGAGAAGGCAAGTGAGATGCTTGCTTATGCACATGAGACACAACATGAGAAAATTATCAG GGGTTTAGCGTTAGGGATAGCTCTTACAGTTTAtggaagggaagaagaagcagATACATTAATTGAGCAGATGACTCGGGATCAAGACCCCATACTACGTTATGGTGGTATGTATGCATTAGCATTGGCCTATAGGGGGACTGCAAACAACAAGGCCATACGTCAGCTGCTGCACTTTGCTGTATCAGATGTGAGTGATGATGTTAGGAGAACTGCTGTTTTAGCTCTGGGATTTGTCCTTTACTCGGAGCCAGAGCAG ACTCCTCGAATTGTCTCCTTACTATCTGAATCTTACAATCCACATGTTCGATATGGTGCGGCACTTGCAGTGGGCATTTCATGTGCTGGCACAGGATTGAGTGAGGCCATATCATTACTGGAACCCTTAACATCAGatgttgttgattttgttcGTCAAGGTGCCCTCATTGCCATGGCTATGGTCATGGTCCATATCAATGAAGCCAGTGATTCTCGTGTTGGAACATTCAG GCGACAATTAGAGAAAATAATACTCGATAAGCATGAAGACACAATGAGCAAGATGGGAGCAATCTTGGCCTCTGGGATTCTTGATGCTGGTGGGAGGAATGTGACTATAAGATTGCTTTCCAAGACAAAACATGACAAAGTTACTGCAGTTGTCGGTCTTGCTGTTTTTAGCCAGTTTTGGTATTGGTATCCCCTCATCTATTTCGTGAACTTGTCATTCTCACCCACAGCTTTTATTGGACTGAATTACGACCTAAAAGTTCCAAGATTTGAATTCTTATCACATTCAAAACCTTCACTTTTTGAGTATCCAAAACCAACCACTGTGCCCACCACTACATCAGCAGTTAAACTTCCAGCAGCTGTCCTGTCAACTTCAGCGAAAGCTAAAGCTAGGGCTAAGAAAGAGGCAGAACAAAAGGCCAATGCTGAGATATCATCTGGGGCAGAGTCCTCATCTACTGGTCCAAGTACTGGAAAAGGGAAATCATCTAGTGAGAAGGATGGGGAGGCTATGCAG GTTGATAACCCTCCAGAGAAGAAAGTGGAGCCTGAGCCTTCGTTTGAGATTTTGACCAACCCCGCCAGAGTGGTTCCTGCTCAAGAGAAATTCATCAAGTTTTTAGAAGACAGCAGATATGTGCCAGTGAAGTTGGCACCATCTGGGTTTGTTCTTCTTAGAGACCTGCACCCTGATGAACCCGAAGTGCTCTCTCTAACAGATGCACCTGCATCCATGGCATCTGCAGCTGGTGGATCAGCAGCAGGACAGCAGAGTTCTTCATCAGCTATGGCTGTTGATGATGAACCCCAGCCCCCTCAGCCTTTTGAATACACATCGTGA
- the LOC18602738 gene encoding transcription factor FAMA isoform X2: MEKEENYSANFTGLDYSLDHHGHDHHHHHHQDQLMKQPRIGETSGDNNGMIDYMLNNPQQQQQISSSGFCSSTPTSYDKLSFADVMHFADFGPKLALNQTRIPEEETGIDPAGYFLRFPVLNDRLEDQSLMVPPSGIENVENRATGILVEEKGNREDEEARVSDNASVQLRFLGEDHVQNKNATTEAKNKRKRPRTIKTSEEVESQRMTHIAVERNRRKQMNEHLRVLRSLMPGSYVQRGDQASIIGGAIEFVRELEQLLQCLESQKRRRLYGEASSRPMGDTSMAIQQQQQPFFPAPMSLPNDQIKLVDFDTGLREETAENKSCLADVEVKLLGFDAMIKILSRRRPGQLIKTIAALEDLQLNILHTNITTIEQTVLYSFNVKVASEARFSAEDIASSVQQIFTFIQANGSM; this comes from the exons atggagaaagaagaaaactaCTCG GCAAATTTTACTGGGCTAGATTATTCTTTAGACCATCACGGTCATgaccatcatcatcatcatcatcaagacCAGCTAATGAAGCAGCCACGGATTGGTGAAACTTCTGGTGATAACAACGGAATGATTGATTATATGCTGAACAATCCTCAACAACAGCAACAGATATCTTCATCTGGGTTTTGCAGTAGTACCCCAACTTCTTATGATAAACTGAGCTTTGCTGATGTTATGCACTTTGCAGATTTTGGTCCCAAATTAGCGTTAAACCAAACAAGGATCCCTGAAGAAGAAACTGGGATTGACCCGGCTGGTTACTTTCTCAGGTTTCCAGTTTTAAACGACAGGTTAGAGGATCAATCGTTGATGGTTCCTCCATCTGGGATTGAGAATGTGGAGAATAGAGCTACAGGAATATTAGTGGAAGAAAAGGGGAATAGAGAAGATGAAGAAGCTAGGGTTTCAGATAATGCATCAGTGCAACTTCGTTTTCTTGGAGAAGATCatgttcaaaacaaaaacGCAACAACTGAAGCTAAGAACAAGAGAAAGAGACCAAGAACTAtcaaaacaagtgaagaagtTGAGAGCCAGCGGATGACTCACATAGCTGTTGAAAGAAATCGAAGGAAGCAAATGAATGAGCATCTTCGAGTCTTGAGGTCCCTCATGCCAGGCTCATACGTGCAAAGG GGAGATCAAGCCTCAATTATTGGTGGAGCCATAGAATTTGTGAGAGAATTAGAGCAACTTCTTCAATGCCTGGAATCTCAGAAACGAAGAAGATTGTATGGAGAAGCTTCATCACGTCCAATGGGAGATACCTCCATGGCAATTCAACAGCAACAACAACCGTTCTTTCCAGCTCCTATGTCTCTCCCGAATGATCAAATCAAGCTTGTGGACTTCGATACTGGACTCCGCGAAGAAACAGCTGAAAACAAATCTTGCCTGGCAGATGTTGAAGTCAAGCTTTTAGGGTTTGATGCTATGATTAAGATCCTGTCTAGGAGAAGACCAGGCCAACTCATTAAGACCATAGCAGCTCTAGAAGATTTGCAGCTTAATATCCTTCACACCAACATCACCACCATTGAGCAAACAGTTCTATATTCATTTAATGTTAag GTTGCAAGTGAAGCTAGGTTCAGCGCAGAAGATATTGCGAGCTCggttcaacaaatattcacttTCATTCAAGCAAACGGCAGCATGTAA
- the LOC18602740 gene encoding 26S proteasome non-ATPase regulatory subunit 1 homolog A, which translates to MAAAAATMVSSAGGLLAMLNESHPQLKFHALSNLISFVDQFWPEISTSVPIIESLYEDEEFGQHQRQLAALLVSKVFYFLGELNDSLSYALGAGPLFDVSEDSDYVHTLLAKAIDEYASLRSKAAESSDEAAKVDPRLEAIVERMLDKCIMDEKYQQAMGIAIECRRLDKLEEAITRSDNVHGTLAYCINVSHSYVYRREFRREVLRLLVKVYQQLPSPDYLSICQCLMFLDEPEGVANILEKLLRSENKEDALLAFQVTFDLVENEHQAFLLNVRDRLSAPKSLPSESVQPVPNDPTPAQNENPTAPEDIQMTDGSAAASTNVHEADPKEVMYAERLTKIKGILSGETSIQLTLQFLYSHNKSDLLILKTIKQSVEMRNSICHSATIYANAIMHAGTTVDTFLRDNLDWLSRATNWAKFSATAGLGVIHRGHLQQGRSLMAPYLPQGGAGGGGSPYSEGGALYALGLIHANHGEGIKQFLRDSLRSTNVEVIQHGACLGLGLAALGTADEEIYDDIKSVLYTDSAVAGEAAGISMGLLMVGTASEKASEMLAYAHETQHEKIIRGLALGIALTVYGREEEADTLIEQMTRDQDPILRYGGMYALALAYRGTANNKAIRQLLHFAVSDVSDDVRRTAVLALGFVLYSEPEQTPRIVSLLSESYNPHVRYGAALAVGISCAGTGLSEAISLLEPLTSDVVDFVRQGALIAMAMVMVQINGASDSRVGTFRRQLEKIILDKHEDTMSKMGAILASGILDAGGRNVTIRLLSKTKHDKVTAVVGLAVFSQFWYWYPLIYFVSLSFSPTAFIGLNYDLKVPRFEFLSHAKPSLFEYPKPTTVPTTTSAVKLPTAVLSTSAKAKARAKKEAEQKASAEKSSGAESSSTGPSTGKGKSSGEKDGEAMQVDNLPEKKAEPEPSFEVLTNPARVVPAQEKFIKFLEDSRYVPVKLAPSGFVLLRDLRPDEPEVLSLTDAPASTASPAGGSAAGQQSSSSAMAVDDEPQPPQPFEYTS; encoded by the exons ATGGCGGCAGCTGCGGCGACGATGGTGAGCTCGGCTGGAGGGTTACTGGCGATGCTTAATGAGAGCCATCCTCAATTGAAGTTCCATGCTCTCTCTAATCTCATCAGCTTCGTTGACCAATTTTGGCCTGAGATCTCCACCAGCGTCCCTATCAT AGAAAGTTTATATGAAGATGAAGAATTTGGCCAGCATCAGAGACAACTTGCTGCATTGCTCGTCTCAAAG GTCTTTTATTTCTTGGGTGAACTTAATGATTCATTGTCATATGCTCTTGGAGCTGGTCCCCTTTTTGATGTTTCTGAGGATTCTGATTATGTTCATACTCTCCTTG CCAAGGCAATAGATGAGTATGCCAGTCTTCGGTCGAAGGCTGCAGAATCAAGCGATGAAGCAGCAAAGGTTGACCCTAGGTTGGAGGCAATTGTGGAGAGAATGCTGGACAA GTGTATCATGGATGAAAAATACCAACAAGCTATGGGAATTGCAATTGAGTGCCGGAGACTGGATAAACTTGAGGAAGCAATAACGAGGAGTGATAATGTTCATGGAACTTTAGCATATTGCATCAATGTCTCTCATTCATATGTCTATCGCAGAGAATTTCGCCGAGAG GTGCTTCGGCTTCTTGTTAAAGTATACCAACAGTTGCCTTCTCCTGATTATTTGAGCATTTGTCAGTGTCTCATGTTCTTAGATGAACCTGAAGGTGTTGCAAATATATTGGAAAAGCTTCTTCGTTCAGAAAATAAGGAGGATGCTCTTTTGGCTTTTCAAGTTACCTTTGATCTTGTGGAAAATGAGCACCAGGCTTTTCTGTTAAATGTAAGAGATCGCCTTTCGGCTCCCAAATCTCTGCCTTCAGAATCAGTGCAGCCGGTACCCAACGATCCTACTCCTGCTCAAAATGAAAATCCTACAGCTCCAGAGGATATTCAGATGACAGATGGATCTGCTGCTGCTTCGACAAATGTGCACGAGGCCGATCCCAAAGAAGTTATGTATGCTGAGAGGCTGACAAAAATCAAAGGAATTTTGTCTGGAGAGACATCTATACAGTTGACTCTACAATTCTTATACAGTCATAACAA GTCGgatcttttaattttgaagaCAATAAAGCAGTCTGTTGAAATGAGGAATAGCATCTGTCATAGTGCTACAATTTATGCTAATGCTATAATGCATGCTGGAACAACTGTGGATACATTCCTGAGGGACAATCTG GACTGGCTGAGTAGAGCCACCAATTGGGCCAAATTCAGTGCAACAGCTGGTCTTGGTGTTATTCATAGAGGACATCTGCAACAGGGCAGGTCTCTGATGGCTCCTTACCTGCCCCAAGGTGGGGCTGGTGGTGGTGGGAGTCCATACTCTGAAGGTGGGGCACTATATGCTTTGGGTCTCATTCATGCCAACCATGGTGAGGGCATTAAGCAATTCCTTCGTGATAGCCTGCGCAGTACTAATGTTGAG GTTATCCAACATGGTGCATGCTTAGGTCTTGGTTTGGCAGCTCTTGGAACTGCTGATGAAGAAATCTATGATGACATCAAAAGCGTGCTTTATACTGACAGTGCTGTTGCGGGTGAAGCTGCTGGCATCAGTATGGGTTTGCTTATGGTTGGAACTGCAAGTGAGAAGGCAAGTGAGATGCTTGCTTATGCACATGAGACACAACATGAGAAAATTATCAG GGGTTTAGCGTTAGGGATAGCTCTTACAGTTTAtggaagggaagaagaagcagATACATTAATTGAGCAGATGACTCGGGATCAAGACCCCATACTACGTTATGGTGGTATGTATGCATTAGCATTGGCCTATAGGGGGACTGCAAACAACAAGGCCATACGTCAGCTGCTGCACTTTGCCGTATCAGATGTGAGTGATGATGTTAGGAGAACTGCTGTTTTAGCACTGGGATTTGTCCTTTACTCAGAGCCAGAGCAG ACTCCTCGAATTGTCTCCTTACTATCTGAATCTTACAATCCACATGTTCGATATGGTGCGGCACTTGCAGTGGGCATTTCATGTGCTGGCACAGGATTGAGTGAGGCCATATCATTACTAGAACCCTTAACATCAGatgttgttgattttgttcGTCAAGGTGCCCTCATTGCGATGGCTATGGTCATGGTCCAGATCAATGGAGCCAGTGATTCTCGTGTTGGAACATTCAG GCGACAATTAGAGAAAATAATACTCGATAAGCATGAAGACACAATGAGCAAGATGGGAGCAATCTTGGCTTCTGGGATTCTTGATGCTGGTGGTAGGAATGTGACTATAAGATTGCTTTCCAAGACAAAACATGACAAAGTTACTGCAGTTGTTGGTCTTGCTGTTTTTAGCCAGTTTTGGTATTGGTATCCCCTCATCTATTTTGTGAGCTTGTCATTCTCACCCACAGCTTTTATCGGACTGAACTATGACCTAAAAGTTCCAAGATTTGAATTCTTATCACATGCAAAACCTTCACTTTTTGAGTATCCAAAACCAACTACTGTGCCCACCACTACATCAGCTGTTAAACTTCCAACTGCTGTCCTGTCAACTTCAGCAAAGGCTAAAGCTAGGGCTAAGAAAGAGGCAGAACAAAAGGCAAGTGCTGAGAAATCATCTGGGGCAGAGTCCTCATCTACTGGTCCAAGTACTGGAAAAGGGAAATCGTCTGGTGAGAAGGATGGGGAGGCTATGCAG GTTGATAACCTTCCAGAGAAGAAAGCGGAGCCTGAGCCATCATTCGAGGTTTTGACCAACCCAGCCAGAGTGGTTCCTGCTCAAGAGAAATTCATCAAGTTTTTAGAAGACAGCAGATATGTGCCGGTGAAGTTGGCACCATCCGGGTTTGTTCTTCTTAGAGACCTGCGCCCTGATGAACCTGAAGTGCTCTCTCTAACAGATGCACCTGCATCCACAGCATCTCCAGCTGGTGGATCAGCAGCTGGACAGCAGAGTTCTTCATCAGCTATGGCTGTTGATGATGAACCCCAGCCCCCTCAGCCTTTTGAATACACATCGTGA
- the LOC18602738 gene encoding transcription factor FAMA isoform X1 — translation MEKEENYSVLRAHNLISFTFSVSFCLKEKKKKNLFITMLFCYKLDFFQANFTGLDYSLDHHGHDHHHHHHQDQLMKQPRIGETSGDNNGMIDYMLNNPQQQQQISSSGFCSSTPTSYDKLSFADVMHFADFGPKLALNQTRIPEEETGIDPAGYFLRFPVLNDRLEDQSLMVPPSGIENVENRATGILVEEKGNREDEEARVSDNASVQLRFLGEDHVQNKNATTEAKNKRKRPRTIKTSEEVESQRMTHIAVERNRRKQMNEHLRVLRSLMPGSYVQRGDQASIIGGAIEFVRELEQLLQCLESQKRRRLYGEASSRPMGDTSMAIQQQQQPFFPAPMSLPNDQIKLVDFDTGLREETAENKSCLADVEVKLLGFDAMIKILSRRRPGQLIKTIAALEDLQLNILHTNITTIEQTVLYSFNVKVASEARFSAEDIASSVQQIFTFIQANGSM, via the exons atggagaaagaagaaaactaCTCGGTACTCAGAGCTCATAATCTTATCTCCTTCACTTTTTCCGTATCTTTttgtttaaaagaaaaaaaaaaaaagaatctttTCATCACCATGTTATTCTGCTACAAACTTGATTTCTTTCAGGCAAATTTTACTGGGCTAGATTATTCTTTAGACCATCACGGTCATgaccatcatcatcatcatcatcaagacCAGCTAATGAAGCAGCCACGGATTGGTGAAACTTCTGGTGATAACAACGGAATGATTGATTATATGCTGAACAATCCTCAACAACAGCAACAGATATCTTCATCTGGGTTTTGCAGTAGTACCCCAACTTCTTATGATAAACTGAGCTTTGCTGATGTTATGCACTTTGCAGATTTTGGTCCCAAATTAGCGTTAAACCAAACAAGGATCCCTGAAGAAGAAACTGGGATTGACCCGGCTGGTTACTTTCTCAGGTTTCCAGTTTTAAACGACAGGTTAGAGGATCAATCGTTGATGGTTCCTCCATCTGGGATTGAGAATGTGGAGAATAGAGCTACAGGAATATTAGTGGAAGAAAAGGGGAATAGAGAAGATGAAGAAGCTAGGGTTTCAGATAATGCATCAGTGCAACTTCGTTTTCTTGGAGAAGATCatgttcaaaacaaaaacGCAACAACTGAAGCTAAGAACAAGAGAAAGAGACCAAGAACTAtcaaaacaagtgaagaagtTGAGAGCCAGCGGATGACTCACATAGCTGTTGAAAGAAATCGAAGGAAGCAAATGAATGAGCATCTTCGAGTCTTGAGGTCCCTCATGCCAGGCTCATACGTGCAAAGG GGAGATCAAGCCTCAATTATTGGTGGAGCCATAGAATTTGTGAGAGAATTAGAGCAACTTCTTCAATGCCTGGAATCTCAGAAACGAAGAAGATTGTATGGAGAAGCTTCATCACGTCCAATGGGAGATACCTCCATGGCAATTCAACAGCAACAACAACCGTTCTTTCCAGCTCCTATGTCTCTCCCGAATGATCAAATCAAGCTTGTGGACTTCGATACTGGACTCCGCGAAGAAACAGCTGAAAACAAATCTTGCCTGGCAGATGTTGAAGTCAAGCTTTTAGGGTTTGATGCTATGATTAAGATCCTGTCTAGGAGAAGACCAGGCCAACTCATTAAGACCATAGCAGCTCTAGAAGATTTGCAGCTTAATATCCTTCACACCAACATCACCACCATTGAGCAAACAGTTCTATATTCATTTAATGTTAag GTTGCAAGTGAAGCTAGGTTCAGCGCAGAAGATATTGCGAGCTCggttcaacaaatattcacttTCATTCAAGCAAACGGCAGCATGTAA